From one Notolabrus celidotus isolate fNotCel1 chromosome 24, fNotCel1.pri, whole genome shotgun sequence genomic stretch:
- the LOC117808330 gene encoding oxysterol-binding protein-related protein 11-like isoform X3: MQGETTAIRITESEGKLDVFPQNRTPSSGRASAKSWQYSDHMENIDGYLMKYTNLVTGWQYRFFVLNNEAGFLEYFVNEQSRPQKPRGMLPLAGAVISPSDEDSHTFTVNAISGEQYKLRATDAKERQHWVSRLQICTQHHTEAMGKTNPPPKSRSYSMASQGSGSSPMSVRRPSQNPNSLFGWSQSHKSSSLYSSKRSLLPDHLLDAREMMTQAQGQHRDLIQSIEGLPAAPGISPLDQDFLMLKATSMATMNCLNECLHILHLQQMARQRGSLGGPTIEWLEPKLPDILKNGSSSMGSFATEGGQLEGSGLELSSPESCSFSGEQEDIDAEDENEDSFTDKEEDLGAVEEERSVILHLLSQLKLGMDLTRVVLPTFILEKRSLLEMYADFMSHPDLFVAITDGNTPEDRMVRFVEYYLTSFHEGRKGAIAKKPYNPIIGETFHCSWKVPRTAEAPKEPSEGSPEPAASQDPYQVRFVAEQVSHHPPVSGFYAECQERRMCVNTHVWTKSKFMGMSIGVSMIGEGCLNLLEHDEEYTFTLPCAYARSILTVPWVELGGKVNIMCAKSGYSAVITFQTKPFYGGKLHKVTAEVKHNTTNAVVCRVQGEWNGALEFSYTNGDMKVVDVTKLPVTKKNVRPVEKQGPTESRRLWQHVTASLREKDIEKATEHKRLLEERQRTEERHRAETETPWRTRYFDREGEGWVYHKPLWKNSTFKT; encoded by the exons ATGCAAGGGGAGACCACGGCGATCCGGATCACGGAGAGCGAAGGGAAGCTGGATGTTTTCCCCCAGAACAGGACCCCCAGCTCGGGGAGGGCAAGTGCTAAGAGCTGGCAGTACAG CGACCACATGGAGAACATTGACGGCTACCTGATGAAGTACACCAACCTCGTGACAGGCTGGCAGTACAg gttcTTTGTCTTGAACAATGAGGCCGGTTTTCTGGAGTACTTTGTCAACGAGCAGTCGCGGCCGCAGAAGCCCCGCGGCATGCTGCCTCTCGCGGGGGCCGTCATCTCCCCCAGCGACGAGGACTCGCACACCTTCACTGTCAACGCCATCAGCGGGGAGCAGTACAAGCTCAGGG CCACCGATGCCAAAGAGAGGCAGCACTGGGTGAGCAGGCTGCAGATCTGCACGCAGCACCACACTGAGGCCATGGGGAAG ACTAACCCCCCGCCCAAGTCCCGGAGCTACTCCATGGCGTCTCAAGGCAGCGGCAGCTCCCCAATGTCCGTGCGACGGCCAAGCCAAAACCCCAACTCCTTATTCGGCTGGTCGCAGTCCCACAAGAGCTCGTCACTCTACTCCAGTAAGAGGTCTTTGCTGCCAGACCATCTCCTGGACGCTAGAGAG ATGATGACCCAGGCCCAGGGCCAGCATCGAGACCTGATCCAGAGCATTGAGGGCCTGCCTGCAGCCCCGGGCATCTCCCCTCTGGACCAGGATTTCCTGATGCTCAAGGCCACCTCCATGGCCACCATGAACTGCCTGAATGAGTGCCTGCACATCCTGCACCTGCAGCAGATGGCCAGGCAGAGAGGCTCCCTCGGAG GACCCACCATCGAGTGGCTGGAGCCTAAGCTGCCTGACATCCTGAAGAACGGCAGCAGCTCCATGGGCAGCTTCGCGACCGAGGGCGGCCAGCTGGAGGGGAGCGGGCTGGAACTCAGCAGCCCTGAGTCCTGCAGCTTCTCTGGG gaACAGGAAGACATTGACGCTGAGGATGAGAACGAGGACTCCTTCACAGACAAGGAGGAGGACCTGGGAGCTGTGGAGGAGGAGCGCAGCGTCATCCTACACCTGCTGTCCCAACTGAAGCTGGGCATGGACCTCACGCGG GTGGTCCTACCTACCTTCATCCTAGAGAAGCGCTCTCTCCTGGAAATGTACGCCGACTTCATGTCCCACCCGGACCTCTTTGTGGCCATCACAGACGGCAACACCCCAGAGGACCGCATGGTCCGCTTCGTGGAGTACTACCTCACCTCCTTCCATGAGGGCCGCAAGGGCGCCATCGCCAAGAAGCCCTACAACCCCATCATCGGCGAGACCTTCCACTGCTCCTGGAAGGTGCCGAGGACCGCAGAGGCCCCCAAGGAGCCGTCAGAGGGGAGCCCAGAACCGGCCGCCTCCCAGGACCCCTACCAAGTGCGCTTTGTGGCCGAGCAGGTGTCCCACCATCCGCCCGTGTCCGGCTTCTACGCTGAGTGCCAGGAGAGGCGGATGTGTGTGAACACTCACGTGTGGACCAAGAGCAAGTTCATGGGGATGTCCATTGGAGTCTCGATGATCGGGGAAG GTTGTCTGAATCTGCTGGAGCATGATGAAGAGTACACCTTCACGCTGCCTTGTGCGTACGCGCGCTCCATCCTCACCGTCCCCTGGGTGGAGCTTGGTGGAAAGGTCAACATCATGTGCGCAAAGTCGGGCTACTCGGCAGTCATCACTTTCCAGACTAAACCTTTCTACGGCGGCAAATTACACAA AGTAACAGCCGAGGTGAAGCACAACACAACCAATGCAGTAGTGTGTCGAGTGCAGGGCGAGTGGAACGGCGCTCTAGAGTTCAGCTACACCAACGGAGACATGAAGGTGGTCGACGTCACGAAGCTGCCCGTCACGAAGAAGAACGTCCGGCCGGTTGAGAAGCAGGGACCGACAGAATCCAG GCGGCTGTGGCAGCATGTGACCGCCTCCTTACGGGAGAAGGATATCGAGAAGGCGACGGAGCACAAGAGGCTTctggaggagaggcagaggacggaggagaggCACCGCGCTGAGACCGAAACTCCCTGGAGGACCAGATACTTTGACAGAGAG ggtgAAGGCTGGGTCTATCACAAACCACTTTGGAAAAACTCTACCTTCAAAACCTAG
- the LOC117808330 gene encoding oxysterol-binding protein-related protein 11-like isoform X2, whose protein sequence is MQGETTAIRITESEGKLDVFPQNRTPSSGRASAKSWQYSDHMENIDGYLMKYTNLVTGWQYRFFVLNNEAGFLEYFVNEQSRPQKPRGMLPLAGAVISPSDEDSHTFTVNAISGEQYKLRATDAKERQHWVSRLQICTQHHTEAMGKTNPPPKSRSYSMASQGSGSSPMSVRRPSQNPNSLFGWSQSHKSSSLYSSKRSLLPDHLLDAREIVSTIPLQMMTQAQGQHRDLIQSIEGLPAAPGISPLDQDFLMLKATSMATMNCLNECLHILHLQQMARQRGSLGGPTIEWLEPKLPDILKNGSSSMGSFATEGGQLEGSGLELSSPESCSFSGEQEDIDAEDENEDSFTDKEEDLGAVEEERSVILHLLSQLKLGMDLTRVVLPTFILEKRSLLEMYADFMSHPDLFVAITDGNTPEDRMVRFVEYYLTSFHEGRKGAIAKKPYNPIIGETFHCSWKVPRTAEAPKEPSEGSPEPAASQDPYQVRFVAEQVSHHPPVSGFYAECQERRMCVNTHVWTKSKFMGMSIGVSMIGEGCLNLLEHDEEYTFTLPCAYARSILTVPWVELGGKVNIMCAKSGYSAVITFQTKPFYGGKLHKVTAEVKHNTTNAVVCRVQGEWNGALEFSYTNGDMKVVDVTKLPVTKKNVRPVEKQGPTESRRLWQHVTASLREKDIEKATEHKRLLEERQRTEERHRAETETPWRTRYFDREGEGWVYHKPLWKNSTFKT, encoded by the exons ATGCAAGGGGAGACCACGGCGATCCGGATCACGGAGAGCGAAGGGAAGCTGGATGTTTTCCCCCAGAACAGGACCCCCAGCTCGGGGAGGGCAAGTGCTAAGAGCTGGCAGTACAG CGACCACATGGAGAACATTGACGGCTACCTGATGAAGTACACCAACCTCGTGACAGGCTGGCAGTACAg gttcTTTGTCTTGAACAATGAGGCCGGTTTTCTGGAGTACTTTGTCAACGAGCAGTCGCGGCCGCAGAAGCCCCGCGGCATGCTGCCTCTCGCGGGGGCCGTCATCTCCCCCAGCGACGAGGACTCGCACACCTTCACTGTCAACGCCATCAGCGGGGAGCAGTACAAGCTCAGGG CCACCGATGCCAAAGAGAGGCAGCACTGGGTGAGCAGGCTGCAGATCTGCACGCAGCACCACACTGAGGCCATGGGGAAG ACTAACCCCCCGCCCAAGTCCCGGAGCTACTCCATGGCGTCTCAAGGCAGCGGCAGCTCCCCAATGTCCGTGCGACGGCCAAGCCAAAACCCCAACTCCTTATTCGGCTGGTCGCAGTCCCACAAGAGCTCGTCACTCTACTCCAGTAAGAGGTCTTTGCTGCCAGACCATCTCCTGGACGCTAGAGAG ATTGTCTCCACGATCCCCCTCCAGATGATGACCCAGGCCCAGGGCCAGCATCGAGACCTGATCCAGAGCATTGAGGGCCTGCCTGCAGCCCCGGGCATCTCCCCTCTGGACCAGGATTTCCTGATGCTCAAGGCCACCTCCATGGCCACCATGAACTGCCTGAATGAGTGCCTGCACATCCTGCACCTGCAGCAGATGGCCAGGCAGAGAGGCTCCCTCGGAG GACCCACCATCGAGTGGCTGGAGCCTAAGCTGCCTGACATCCTGAAGAACGGCAGCAGCTCCATGGGCAGCTTCGCGACCGAGGGCGGCCAGCTGGAGGGGAGCGGGCTGGAACTCAGCAGCCCTGAGTCCTGCAGCTTCTCTGGG gaACAGGAAGACATTGACGCTGAGGATGAGAACGAGGACTCCTTCACAGACAAGGAGGAGGACCTGGGAGCTGTGGAGGAGGAGCGCAGCGTCATCCTACACCTGCTGTCCCAACTGAAGCTGGGCATGGACCTCACGCGG GTGGTCCTACCTACCTTCATCCTAGAGAAGCGCTCTCTCCTGGAAATGTACGCCGACTTCATGTCCCACCCGGACCTCTTTGTGGCCATCACAGACGGCAACACCCCAGAGGACCGCATGGTCCGCTTCGTGGAGTACTACCTCACCTCCTTCCATGAGGGCCGCAAGGGCGCCATCGCCAAGAAGCCCTACAACCCCATCATCGGCGAGACCTTCCACTGCTCCTGGAAGGTGCCGAGGACCGCAGAGGCCCCCAAGGAGCCGTCAGAGGGGAGCCCAGAACCGGCCGCCTCCCAGGACCCCTACCAAGTGCGCTTTGTGGCCGAGCAGGTGTCCCACCATCCGCCCGTGTCCGGCTTCTACGCTGAGTGCCAGGAGAGGCGGATGTGTGTGAACACTCACGTGTGGACCAAGAGCAAGTTCATGGGGATGTCCATTGGAGTCTCGATGATCGGGGAAG GTTGTCTGAATCTGCTGGAGCATGATGAAGAGTACACCTTCACGCTGCCTTGTGCGTACGCGCGCTCCATCCTCACCGTCCCCTGGGTGGAGCTTGGTGGAAAGGTCAACATCATGTGCGCAAAGTCGGGCTACTCGGCAGTCATCACTTTCCAGACTAAACCTTTCTACGGCGGCAAATTACACAA AGTAACAGCCGAGGTGAAGCACAACACAACCAATGCAGTAGTGTGTCGAGTGCAGGGCGAGTGGAACGGCGCTCTAGAGTTCAGCTACACCAACGGAGACATGAAGGTGGTCGACGTCACGAAGCTGCCCGTCACGAAGAAGAACGTCCGGCCGGTTGAGAAGCAGGGACCGACAGAATCCAG GCGGCTGTGGCAGCATGTGACCGCCTCCTTACGGGAGAAGGATATCGAGAAGGCGACGGAGCACAAGAGGCTTctggaggagaggcagaggacggaggagaggCACCGCGCTGAGACCGAAACTCCCTGGAGGACCAGATACTTTGACAGAGAG ggtgAAGGCTGGGTCTATCACAAACCACTTTGGAAAAACTCTACCTTCAAAACCTAG
- the LOC117808330 gene encoding oxysterol-binding protein-related protein 11-like isoform X1, whose protein sequence is MQGETTAIRITESEGKLDVFPQNRTPSSGRASAKSWQYSDHMENIDGYLMKYTNLVTGWQYRFFVLNNEAGFLEYFVNEQSRPQKPRGMLPLAGAVISPSDEDSHTFTVNAISGEQYKLRATDAKERQHWVSRLQICTQHHTEAMGKTNPPPKSRSYSMASQGSGSSPMSVRRPSQNPNSLFGWSQSHKSSSLYSSKRSLLPDHLLDAREIVSTIPLQMMTQAQGQHRDLIQSIEGLPAAPGISPLDQDFLMLKATSMATMNCLNECLHILHLQQMARQRGSLGGPTIEWLEPKLPDILKNGSSSMGSFATEGGQLEGSGLELSSPESCSFSGEQEDIDAEDENEDSFTDKEEDLGAVEEERSVILHLLSQLKLGMDLTRVVLPTFILEKRSLLEMYADFMSHPDLFVAITDGNTPEDRMVRFVEYYLTSFHEGRKGAIAKKPYNPIIGETFHCSWKVPRTAEAPKEPSEGSPEPAASQDPYQVRFVAEQVSHHPPVSGFYAECQERRMCVNTHVWTKSKFMGMSIGVSMIGEGCLNLLEHDEEYTFTLPCAYARSILTVPWVELGGKVNIMCAKSGYSAVITFQTKPFYGGKLHKVTAEVKHNTTNAVVCRVQGEWNGALEFSYTNGDMKVVDVTKLPVTKKNVRPVEKQGPTESRRLWQHVTASLREKDIEKATEHKRLLEERQRTEERHRAETETPWRTRYFDREMLDVQRRTTAALCSGFVLGFWSPLVVTLTYEMH, encoded by the exons ATGCAAGGGGAGACCACGGCGATCCGGATCACGGAGAGCGAAGGGAAGCTGGATGTTTTCCCCCAGAACAGGACCCCCAGCTCGGGGAGGGCAAGTGCTAAGAGCTGGCAGTACAG CGACCACATGGAGAACATTGACGGCTACCTGATGAAGTACACCAACCTCGTGACAGGCTGGCAGTACAg gttcTTTGTCTTGAACAATGAGGCCGGTTTTCTGGAGTACTTTGTCAACGAGCAGTCGCGGCCGCAGAAGCCCCGCGGCATGCTGCCTCTCGCGGGGGCCGTCATCTCCCCCAGCGACGAGGACTCGCACACCTTCACTGTCAACGCCATCAGCGGGGAGCAGTACAAGCTCAGGG CCACCGATGCCAAAGAGAGGCAGCACTGGGTGAGCAGGCTGCAGATCTGCACGCAGCACCACACTGAGGCCATGGGGAAG ACTAACCCCCCGCCCAAGTCCCGGAGCTACTCCATGGCGTCTCAAGGCAGCGGCAGCTCCCCAATGTCCGTGCGACGGCCAAGCCAAAACCCCAACTCCTTATTCGGCTGGTCGCAGTCCCACAAGAGCTCGTCACTCTACTCCAGTAAGAGGTCTTTGCTGCCAGACCATCTCCTGGACGCTAGAGAG ATTGTCTCCACGATCCCCCTCCAGATGATGACCCAGGCCCAGGGCCAGCATCGAGACCTGATCCAGAGCATTGAGGGCCTGCCTGCAGCCCCGGGCATCTCCCCTCTGGACCAGGATTTCCTGATGCTCAAGGCCACCTCCATGGCCACCATGAACTGCCTGAATGAGTGCCTGCACATCCTGCACCTGCAGCAGATGGCCAGGCAGAGAGGCTCCCTCGGAG GACCCACCATCGAGTGGCTGGAGCCTAAGCTGCCTGACATCCTGAAGAACGGCAGCAGCTCCATGGGCAGCTTCGCGACCGAGGGCGGCCAGCTGGAGGGGAGCGGGCTGGAACTCAGCAGCCCTGAGTCCTGCAGCTTCTCTGGG gaACAGGAAGACATTGACGCTGAGGATGAGAACGAGGACTCCTTCACAGACAAGGAGGAGGACCTGGGAGCTGTGGAGGAGGAGCGCAGCGTCATCCTACACCTGCTGTCCCAACTGAAGCTGGGCATGGACCTCACGCGG GTGGTCCTACCTACCTTCATCCTAGAGAAGCGCTCTCTCCTGGAAATGTACGCCGACTTCATGTCCCACCCGGACCTCTTTGTGGCCATCACAGACGGCAACACCCCAGAGGACCGCATGGTCCGCTTCGTGGAGTACTACCTCACCTCCTTCCATGAGGGCCGCAAGGGCGCCATCGCCAAGAAGCCCTACAACCCCATCATCGGCGAGACCTTCCACTGCTCCTGGAAGGTGCCGAGGACCGCAGAGGCCCCCAAGGAGCCGTCAGAGGGGAGCCCAGAACCGGCCGCCTCCCAGGACCCCTACCAAGTGCGCTTTGTGGCCGAGCAGGTGTCCCACCATCCGCCCGTGTCCGGCTTCTACGCTGAGTGCCAGGAGAGGCGGATGTGTGTGAACACTCACGTGTGGACCAAGAGCAAGTTCATGGGGATGTCCATTGGAGTCTCGATGATCGGGGAAG GTTGTCTGAATCTGCTGGAGCATGATGAAGAGTACACCTTCACGCTGCCTTGTGCGTACGCGCGCTCCATCCTCACCGTCCCCTGGGTGGAGCTTGGTGGAAAGGTCAACATCATGTGCGCAAAGTCGGGCTACTCGGCAGTCATCACTTTCCAGACTAAACCTTTCTACGGCGGCAAATTACACAA AGTAACAGCCGAGGTGAAGCACAACACAACCAATGCAGTAGTGTGTCGAGTGCAGGGCGAGTGGAACGGCGCTCTAGAGTTCAGCTACACCAACGGAGACATGAAGGTGGTCGACGTCACGAAGCTGCCCGTCACGAAGAAGAACGTCCGGCCGGTTGAGAAGCAGGGACCGACAGAATCCAG GCGGCTGTGGCAGCATGTGACCGCCTCCTTACGGGAGAAGGATATCGAGAAGGCGACGGAGCACAAGAGGCTTctggaggagaggcagaggacggaggagaggCACCGCGCTGAGACCGAAACTCCCTGGAGGACCAGATACTTTGACAGAGAG ATGCTGGATGTTCAGAGACGAACGACTGCAGCACTTTGTTCTGGGTTTGTCTTGGGTTTTTGGAGTCCACTGGTTGTCACGCTGACCTATGAAATGCACTGA
- the LOC117808330 gene encoding oxysterol-binding protein-related protein 11-like isoform X4 codes for MQGETTAIRITESEGKLDVFPQNRTPSSGRASAKSWQYSDHMENIDGYLMKYTNLVTGWQYRFFVLNNEAGFLEYFVNEQSRPQKPRGMLPLAGAVISPSDEDSHTFTVNAISGEQYKLRATDAKERQHWVSRLQICTQHHTEAMGKTNPPPKSRSYSMASQGSGSSPMSVRRPSQNPNSLFGWSQSHKSSSLYSSKRSLLPDHLLDAREIVSTIPLQMMTQAQGQHRDLIQSIEGLPAAPGISPLDQDFLMLKATSMATMNCLNECLHILHLQQMARQRGSLGGPTIEWLEPKLPDILKNGSSSMGSFATEGGQLEGSGLELSSPESCSFSGEQEDIDAEDENEDSFTDKEEDLGAVEEERSVILHLLSQLKLGMDLTRVVLPTFILEKRSLLEMYADFMSHPDLFVAITDGNTPEDRMVRFVEYYLTSFHEGRKGAIAKKPYNPIIGETFHCSWKVPRTAEAPKEPSEGSPEPAASQDPYQVRFVAEQVSHHPPVSGFYAECQERRMCVNTHVWTKSKFMGMSIGVSMIGEGCLNLLEHDEEYTFTLPCAYARSILTVPWVELGGKVNIMCAKSGYSAVITFQTKPFYGGKLHKVTAEVKHNTTNAVVCRVQGEWNGALEFSYTNGDMKVVDVTKLPVTKKNVRPVEKQGPTESRRLWQHVTASLREKDIEKATEHKRLLEERQRTEERHRAETETPWRTRYFDREWMVTSLHA; via the exons ATGCAAGGGGAGACCACGGCGATCCGGATCACGGAGAGCGAAGGGAAGCTGGATGTTTTCCCCCAGAACAGGACCCCCAGCTCGGGGAGGGCAAGTGCTAAGAGCTGGCAGTACAG CGACCACATGGAGAACATTGACGGCTACCTGATGAAGTACACCAACCTCGTGACAGGCTGGCAGTACAg gttcTTTGTCTTGAACAATGAGGCCGGTTTTCTGGAGTACTTTGTCAACGAGCAGTCGCGGCCGCAGAAGCCCCGCGGCATGCTGCCTCTCGCGGGGGCCGTCATCTCCCCCAGCGACGAGGACTCGCACACCTTCACTGTCAACGCCATCAGCGGGGAGCAGTACAAGCTCAGGG CCACCGATGCCAAAGAGAGGCAGCACTGGGTGAGCAGGCTGCAGATCTGCACGCAGCACCACACTGAGGCCATGGGGAAG ACTAACCCCCCGCCCAAGTCCCGGAGCTACTCCATGGCGTCTCAAGGCAGCGGCAGCTCCCCAATGTCCGTGCGACGGCCAAGCCAAAACCCCAACTCCTTATTCGGCTGGTCGCAGTCCCACAAGAGCTCGTCACTCTACTCCAGTAAGAGGTCTTTGCTGCCAGACCATCTCCTGGACGCTAGAGAG ATTGTCTCCACGATCCCCCTCCAGATGATGACCCAGGCCCAGGGCCAGCATCGAGACCTGATCCAGAGCATTGAGGGCCTGCCTGCAGCCCCGGGCATCTCCCCTCTGGACCAGGATTTCCTGATGCTCAAGGCCACCTCCATGGCCACCATGAACTGCCTGAATGAGTGCCTGCACATCCTGCACCTGCAGCAGATGGCCAGGCAGAGAGGCTCCCTCGGAG GACCCACCATCGAGTGGCTGGAGCCTAAGCTGCCTGACATCCTGAAGAACGGCAGCAGCTCCATGGGCAGCTTCGCGACCGAGGGCGGCCAGCTGGAGGGGAGCGGGCTGGAACTCAGCAGCCCTGAGTCCTGCAGCTTCTCTGGG gaACAGGAAGACATTGACGCTGAGGATGAGAACGAGGACTCCTTCACAGACAAGGAGGAGGACCTGGGAGCTGTGGAGGAGGAGCGCAGCGTCATCCTACACCTGCTGTCCCAACTGAAGCTGGGCATGGACCTCACGCGG GTGGTCCTACCTACCTTCATCCTAGAGAAGCGCTCTCTCCTGGAAATGTACGCCGACTTCATGTCCCACCCGGACCTCTTTGTGGCCATCACAGACGGCAACACCCCAGAGGACCGCATGGTCCGCTTCGTGGAGTACTACCTCACCTCCTTCCATGAGGGCCGCAAGGGCGCCATCGCCAAGAAGCCCTACAACCCCATCATCGGCGAGACCTTCCACTGCTCCTGGAAGGTGCCGAGGACCGCAGAGGCCCCCAAGGAGCCGTCAGAGGGGAGCCCAGAACCGGCCGCCTCCCAGGACCCCTACCAAGTGCGCTTTGTGGCCGAGCAGGTGTCCCACCATCCGCCCGTGTCCGGCTTCTACGCTGAGTGCCAGGAGAGGCGGATGTGTGTGAACACTCACGTGTGGACCAAGAGCAAGTTCATGGGGATGTCCATTGGAGTCTCGATGATCGGGGAAG GTTGTCTGAATCTGCTGGAGCATGATGAAGAGTACACCTTCACGCTGCCTTGTGCGTACGCGCGCTCCATCCTCACCGTCCCCTGGGTGGAGCTTGGTGGAAAGGTCAACATCATGTGCGCAAAGTCGGGCTACTCGGCAGTCATCACTTTCCAGACTAAACCTTTCTACGGCGGCAAATTACACAA AGTAACAGCCGAGGTGAAGCACAACACAACCAATGCAGTAGTGTGTCGAGTGCAGGGCGAGTGGAACGGCGCTCTAGAGTTCAGCTACACCAACGGAGACATGAAGGTGGTCGACGTCACGAAGCTGCCCGTCACGAAGAAGAACGTCCGGCCGGTTGAGAAGCAGGGACCGACAGAATCCAG GCGGCTGTGGCAGCATGTGACCGCCTCCTTACGGGAGAAGGATATCGAGAAGGCGACGGAGCACAAGAGGCTTctggaggagaggcagaggacggaggagaggCACCGCGCTGAGACCGAAACTCCCTGGAGGACCAGATACTTTGACAGAGAG TGGATGGTAACGTCCCTTCATGCATGA
- the LOC117808331 gene encoding high-affinity choline transporter 1-like has translation MAVHVPGLIMMVIFYLAVLGIGIWASLKSRRMEKSSLGGQIEVSFLANRKVSLAVGVFTMTATWVGGAFIIGVAETVFDPTKGLLWALIPLQMSVSFIIGGLFFAKPMRDKNYVTMMDPFQRKYGKTLTAFLAIIPFISEMMWVPVTLISLGVTVSVFSDLHLSVCIWISAAVAIIYTVLGGLYSVAFTDVIQLSLVFCSLWLCAPFVLASNVYTDITQTAFNHTSRAPWLGRIEFHDVWRWIDNFLAMSVGNLAFQDFHQRTLSSSSTSTARMICFVAAGVVLILGIPPVLIGAVAASTDWNATSYGSPSPYERGEAAMVLPIILLHLTPTPVFVVGMGAIAGAAMSSTDSCLLAATSIFTTNIYKVVRHQASDQELQWVIRSSIVLVGIVGTSFTYLDTSILAFWILSSDLTYTIMLPQLICILFIRVSNPYGAITGYIIAFVMRVLCGEPVLNLPVILHFPGCTLVDGVYVQRSPFKTICMLTSLVSIVGFSYVASILFQKEILPERWDVFKVKSQGELTPAEGAREREGEKDDVKNEDEPMLDTEC, from the exons ATGGCTGTCCACGTACCGGGTCTCATCATGATGGTCATCTTCTACTTGGCGGTATTGGGGATCGGCATCTGGGCGTCTTTGAAGTCGAGGAGGATGGAGAAGAGCTCGCTCGGGGGACAGATAGAGGTGTCCTTTCTGGCGAACAGGAAAGTCAGCCTGGCCGTGGGAGTCTTCACGATGACAG CCACATGGGTTGGAGGCGCCTTCATTATTGGAGTTGCAGAGACGGTTTTTGACCCGACAAAGGGACTCTTATGGGCTCTCATTCCTCTGCAGATGTCAGTGTCCTTTATCATCG GTGGACTGTTCTTTGCTAAGCCGATGCGGGACAAGAACTACGTCACCATGATGGACCCGTTCCAGAGAAAGTACGGAAAAACACTGACCGCATTTCTCGCCATTATTCCATTCATCAGTGAAATGATGTGGGTCCCTGTCACGCTCATTTCTCTGG GGGTCACAGTCAGCGTCTTCTCCGACCTTCATTTGAGTGTTTGTATCTGGATCTCGGCTGCAGTGGCGATCATTTATACCGTTCTCGGAGGGCTCTATTCAGTCGCTTTCACAGACGTCATCCAGCTCTCTCTGGTGTTCTGCAGCTTG TGGCTGTGTGCTCCTTTTGTCCTGGCAAGCAACGTTTACACGGACATCACTCAGACGGCCTTCAACCACACGAGCCGGGCACCGTGGCTGGGCAGGATTGAGTTTCACGATGTGTGGAGATGGATTGATAATTTCCTTGCGATG AGTGTTGGAAATTTGGCGTTCCAGGATTTCCACCAAAGgactctctcctccagctccaccTCTACAGCCAGGATGATCTGTTTCGTAGCAGCAGGTGTCGTGCTCATTCTGGGAATTCCTCCTGTGCTGATTGGTGCTGTCGCAGCCTCAACGG ACTGGAACGCTACTTCATATGGGTCTCCATCCCCGTACGAGCGAGGAGAGGCTGCCATGGTTCTTCCAATCATCCTTCTTCATCTGACCCCGACTCCTGTCTTTGTCGTTGGTATGGGAGCCATCGCGGGGGCTGCAATGTCTTCTACAGACTCCTGTTTGTTGGCAGCAACCTCCATCTTCACCACCAACATCTACAAGGTTGTTAGACATCAG GCGTCAGATCAAGAGCTGCAGTGGGTGATCCGCTCATCCATCGTGCTCGTTGGGATCGTGGGAACTTCCTTCACCTACCTGGACACCAGCATCCTGGCCTTCTGGATCCTCAGCTCAGACTTGACTTACACCATCATGCTCCCCCAACTCATTTGCATCCTCTTCATCAGAGTCTCCAACCCTTACGGAGCAATTACCGGCTACATCATCGCTTTTGTCATGAGAGTTTTGTGCGGCGAGCCCGTCTTAAATCTCCCTGTTatcctacatttcccaggaTGCACTTTGGTGGACGGTGTTTACGTTCAGCGCTCACCTTTCAAGACCATCTGCATGCTGACCTCTCTGGTCTCCATTGTGGGGTTTTCATATGTGGCTTCGATCCTGTTTCAGAAGGAGATCCTTCCTGAGAGGTGGGATGTGTTCAAGGTGAAATCACAGGGAGAACTCACACCGGCAGAGGGCGCCAGAGAGCGTGAGGGTGAGAAGGATGATGTTAAAAATGAGGATGAACCCATGCTTGACACAGAGTGCTAA